The Candidatus Nealsonbacteria bacterium genome contains the following window.
TTTTTTGAGAGTTTGATCCTAGCTCAGGATGAACGCTGGCGACGTGGATAAGGCATGCAAGTCAAACGGCTCTTTCTTACAAGCTTGCTTGTTTTTAAGAGCAGTGGCAAACGGGTTAGTAACACGTGGGTAATTAACCCCATTCACGGGCATAACTAGTCGAAAGGCTAGGTAATTCCCGATGGTCCTATGTTTTCTATGAATTTATAGGTAAAGGTTTACGTAAGTATTCCGGAATGGGATAAGCCCGCGGCTTATCAGCTAGTTGGTAGGGTAATGGCCTACCAAGGCTATGACGAGTAGGCGGGGTGAGAGCCTGATCGCCAACAAGGGCACTGAGACACGGGCCCTACTCCTACGGGAGGCTGCAGTCGAGAATATTGGACAATGGGGGAAACCCTGATCCTGCGACGTCGCGTGCTTGAAGAAGCTCTTCGGGGTGTAAAGAGCTTTTCTGGAGGAAGAATATTTATATGACGGTACTCCAGGAATAAGGGGATGCTAATTCTGTGCCAGCAGCAGCGGTAACACAGAATCCCCAAGCGTTATCCGGATTTATTGGGCGTAAAGGGTCCGTAGGCGGTTTAGAAAGTCTTTGGTCAAATCTTCAGGGCTTAACCTTGAAGCTTCTAAAGATACTCCTAAACTAGAGAACGTTAGAGGTTGATGGAACGGTCGGTGTAGGGGTAAAATCCGTTGATATTGACCGGAACACCAAAAGCGAAGGCAATCAACTGGGACGATTCTGACGCTGAGGGACGAAAGCGTGGGCAGAGAACGAGATTAGATACCTCGGTATTCCACGCTGTAAACGATGAACACTAGCTATTTGAAGTGTCGACCCTTCAAGTGGCGAAGCTAACGCGTTAAGTGTTCCGCCTGGGAAGTACGGCCGCAAGGCTAAAACTCAAAGGAATAGACGGGGGCTCACACAAGCGGTGGATCATGTGGCTTAATTCGACGATAAGCGAGGAACCTTACCAGGGCTTGACATTCATTTGAAATCCTTCCGAAAGGAAGGCCCTTCGCAAGAACAAGTGGACAGGTGCTGCATGGTTGTCGTCAGCATGTGCCTTGAGGTGCACGCTTAAATGCGGTAACATGCGCAACCCTCGCCCTATGTTTTACTTTGTCATAGGGGACTGCCCGAGACAATCGGGAGGAAGGTGAGGATGACGCCAAATCAGCATGGCCCTTTGATGCCCTGGGCTGCACACATGATACAATGGTCGGGACAATGGGTTGCCAACCCGTAAGGGGGAGCTAATCCCACCAAACCCGATCTCAGTTCGGATTGAGGTCTGCAACTCGACCTCATGAAGCCGGAATCGCTAGTAATCGCCAATCAGCCACGTGGCGATGAATATGTTCCTGAGCCTTGTACTCACCGCCCGTCAAGTCAAGCGAGTTGGGAATACCCTAAGTGCCCTACAGGGTACCACGGTAGGCTCAATAAGAGGGACTAAGTCGTAACAAGGCACGGGTAGCGGAAGCTGCCCGTGGATTATCTAATCTTTTGAAATAGTGTCGGACAGAATCGGTTTGTGAGAATTCTCAAACTGATACTGAGTGTTGGTTAAACACTTTAACTATAACTTCGGAACGACTCTAAAAAGCTGATTTATACAAGAAATGCACGACAACGAGTGCTTTTTTTTGTTGATAAATTTTTATTTTTCTGCTACGATACTGCCATGGCGGTTCCCAAAAAAGTTATAAATTTTCTTGATAAGAGTGCAATAAAATATGATGTTATAAATCATCGTAAAGTTTTTACTGCTTTTGATAAATCAAAAACTTTAAGGGTGAAGGAATCGTTAATTGGAAAAACAGTTCTTTTGAAATTAGATAAAAATATTGTTATTACTCTTGTGTCCGGGGATAGAATAATTGACCTTGATAAATTTAATAAGATTGCTGCCAAAGCTATGGGCAAAGAAGTGAAAAAGGTAAGCATCGTAAAAGATAAATGGATTAAGGAGAACATAAAGGGTATAAAGATTGGGGCAATGCCACCTTTTGGTCAGCTCTGGACAATTCCTGTATTTATTGATAAAAGTCTCTTGGAGGGTTCAAAGATAATATTG
Protein-coding sequences here:
- a CDS encoding YbaK/EbsC family protein, with amino-acid sequence MAVPKKVINFLDKSAIKYDVINHRKVFTAFDKSKTLRVKESLIGKTVLLKLDKNIVITLVSGDRIIDLDKFNKIAAKAMGKEVKKVSIVKDKWIKENIKGIKIGAMPPFGQLWTIPVFIDKSLLEGSKIILNSGDNQHSIKMTPTGLKRSMPEYFEGSFSKKKILKKKE